A stretch of Cucumis sativus cultivar 9930 chromosome 2, Cucumber_9930_V3, whole genome shotgun sequence DNA encodes these proteins:
- the LOC101222903 gene encoding uncharacterized protein LOC101222903 isoform X1 has translation MGGSWHSHGLNSALAGKGVLVLDKVFQNLKSSELFQKGATVAEFLSGFPIHVRGHTFQGSSNISKPQFTKLLKQVTSHISSISNIYVHDGAIGPRSTGNVNIRMISDGPSSVLAFSNIIWETSSRAISQDSCPLTVYSAESISPGVRNSIGLGTEGDKGFIAADIEHSMLILCGTAFSDINGTKETLVALSEPVIFARGGLPLPGRLLAFGDSVVLLLAPEDIIQSCTVFLISRDAGVILSSEGVVPFFRFGDTNTNGLNLYKLPSAIVLITSDDSRTIPSASKLSPGQAAYHFLAGYQNGKFVPAFHNGPSSIDPLELAKALMFVLKEQQIPSFLVNAKGIESAGKELVTLVESTLSMNIPPFQAKGGEIKRRYKSFLSGKYQQLPEGFSF, from the exons ATG GGAGGGTCTTGGCACTCTCATGGTCTTAACAGTGCTTTAGCTGGGAAAGGTGTGCTAGTGTTGGACAaggtttttcaaaatttgaagtctAGTGAATTATTCCAGAAGGGTGCCACTGTCGCAG AATTCCTATCAGGGTTTCCCATTCATGTTAGAGGCCACACATTTCAAGGGTCATCAAATATCTCCAAGCCACAATTCACTAAACTTTTAAAGCAG GTCACAAGTCACATTTCTTCCATCTCAAATATTTATGTTCATGATGGAGCAATTGGTCCAAGATCAACTGGTAATGTGAATATTCGGATGATAAGCGATGGTCCTTCTTCTGTGttagcattttcaaatattatctGGGAGACTTCATCCCGAGCAATTTCTCAGGATTCTTGCCCTTTGACAGTTTATTCTGCTGAATCTATAAG CCCAGGGGTGAGAAATTCAATTGGTCTTGGAACTGAAGGAGATAAGGGGTTCATTGCTGCTGATATTGAGCATTCAATGCTCATATTATGTGGAACTGCTTTCTCAGATATAAATGGAACTAAAGAAACACTTGTTGCTTTATCTGAACCTGTGATATTTGCTCGTGGAGGACTTCCTCTTCCTGGAAG GCTCCTAGCTTTTGGTGATTCGGTGGTTTTATTATTGGCACCTGAAGATATCATTCAAAGTTGTACTGTCTTTCTGATATCTAGAGATGCTGGTGTTATTCTTTCCTCTGAAGGTGTCGTGCCATTTTTCCGATTTGGGGATACGAATACCAATGGCCTAAATCTCTATAAATTGCCTTCTGCTATTGTTCTTATAACTTCTGATGA CTCTAGAACCATTCCTTCAGCTTCAAAGCTCTCTCCTGGTCAGGCTGCGTATCACTTTTTGGCTGGTTATCAGAATGGTAAATTTGTGCCTGCATTCCACAATGGACCTTCATCTATTGACCCGTTGGAACTGGCCAAGGCCTTAATGTTTGTG TTAAAAGAGCAGCAAATCCCATCCTTCCTAGTCAATGCCAAAGGAATAGAAAGTG CAGGAAAGGAGCTTGTCACTTTAGTGGAGTCAACCCTGTCCATGAACATCCCACCCTTTCAAGCTAAAG GAGGTGAAATTAAGAGAAGGTACAAAAGCTTTCTAAGCGGAAAGTATCAACAATTGCCTGAAGGTTTTTCATTCTGA
- the LOC101222903 gene encoding uncharacterized protein LOC101222903 isoform X4, protein MLMRQMGSVTSHISSISNIYVHDGAIGPRSTGNVNIRMISDGPSSVLAFSNIIWETSSRAISQDSCPLTVYSAESISPGVRNSIGLGTEGDKGFIAADIEHSMLILCGTAFSDINGTKETLVALSEPVIFARGGLPLPGRLLAFGDSVVLLLAPEDIIQSCTVFLISRDAGVILSSEGVVPFFRFGDTNTNGLNLYKLPSAIVLITSDDSRTIPSASKLSPGQAAYHFLAGYQNGKFVPAFHNGPSSIDPLELAKALMFVLKEQQIPSFLVNAKGIESAGKELVTLVESTLSMNIPPFQAKGGEIKRRYKSFLSGKYQQLPEGFSF, encoded by the exons ATGTTGATGAGACAGATGGGATCG GTCACAAGTCACATTTCTTCCATCTCAAATATTTATGTTCATGATGGAGCAATTGGTCCAAGATCAACTGGTAATGTGAATATTCGGATGATAAGCGATGGTCCTTCTTCTGTGttagcattttcaaatattatctGGGAGACTTCATCCCGAGCAATTTCTCAGGATTCTTGCCCTTTGACAGTTTATTCTGCTGAATCTATAAG CCCAGGGGTGAGAAATTCAATTGGTCTTGGAACTGAAGGAGATAAGGGGTTCATTGCTGCTGATATTGAGCATTCAATGCTCATATTATGTGGAACTGCTTTCTCAGATATAAATGGAACTAAAGAAACACTTGTTGCTTTATCTGAACCTGTGATATTTGCTCGTGGAGGACTTCCTCTTCCTGGAAG GCTCCTAGCTTTTGGTGATTCGGTGGTTTTATTATTGGCACCTGAAGATATCATTCAAAGTTGTACTGTCTTTCTGATATCTAGAGATGCTGGTGTTATTCTTTCCTCTGAAGGTGTCGTGCCATTTTTCCGATTTGGGGATACGAATACCAATGGCCTAAATCTCTATAAATTGCCTTCTGCTATTGTTCTTATAACTTCTGATGA CTCTAGAACCATTCCTTCAGCTTCAAAGCTCTCTCCTGGTCAGGCTGCGTATCACTTTTTGGCTGGTTATCAGAATGGTAAATTTGTGCCTGCATTCCACAATGGACCTTCATCTATTGACCCGTTGGAACTGGCCAAGGCCTTAATGTTTGTG TTAAAAGAGCAGCAAATCCCATCCTTCCTAGTCAATGCCAAAGGAATAGAAAGTG CAGGAAAGGAGCTTGTCACTTTAGTGGAGTCAACCCTGTCCATGAACATCCCACCCTTTCAAGCTAAAG GAGGTGAAATTAAGAGAAGGTACAAAAGCTTTCTAAGCGGAAAGTATCAACAATTGCCTGAAGGTTTTTCATTCTGA
- the LOC101222903 gene encoding uncharacterized protein LOC101222903 isoform X2 encodes MGGSWHSHGLNSALAGKGVLVLDKVFQNLKSSELFQKGATVAEFLSGFPIHVRGHTFQGSSNISKPQFTKLLKQVTSHISSISNIYVHDGAIGPRSTGNVNIRMISDGPSSVLAFSNIIWETSSRAISQDSCPLTVYSAESISPGVRNSIGLGTEGDKGFIAADIEHSMLILCGTAFSDINGTKETLVALSEPVIFARGGLPLPGRLLAFGDSVVLLLAPEDIIQSCTVFLISRDAGVILSSEGVVPFFRFGDTNTNGLNLYKLPSAIVLITSDDSRTIPSASKLSPGQAAYHFLAGYQNGKFVPAFHNGPSSIDPLELAKALMFVLKEQQIPSFLVNAKGIESGKELVTLVESTLSMNIPPFQAKGGEIKRRYKSFLSGKYQQLPEGFSF; translated from the exons ATG GGAGGGTCTTGGCACTCTCATGGTCTTAACAGTGCTTTAGCTGGGAAAGGTGTGCTAGTGTTGGACAaggtttttcaaaatttgaagtctAGTGAATTATTCCAGAAGGGTGCCACTGTCGCAG AATTCCTATCAGGGTTTCCCATTCATGTTAGAGGCCACACATTTCAAGGGTCATCAAATATCTCCAAGCCACAATTCACTAAACTTTTAAAGCAG GTCACAAGTCACATTTCTTCCATCTCAAATATTTATGTTCATGATGGAGCAATTGGTCCAAGATCAACTGGTAATGTGAATATTCGGATGATAAGCGATGGTCCTTCTTCTGTGttagcattttcaaatattatctGGGAGACTTCATCCCGAGCAATTTCTCAGGATTCTTGCCCTTTGACAGTTTATTCTGCTGAATCTATAAG CCCAGGGGTGAGAAATTCAATTGGTCTTGGAACTGAAGGAGATAAGGGGTTCATTGCTGCTGATATTGAGCATTCAATGCTCATATTATGTGGAACTGCTTTCTCAGATATAAATGGAACTAAAGAAACACTTGTTGCTTTATCTGAACCTGTGATATTTGCTCGTGGAGGACTTCCTCTTCCTGGAAG GCTCCTAGCTTTTGGTGATTCGGTGGTTTTATTATTGGCACCTGAAGATATCATTCAAAGTTGTACTGTCTTTCTGATATCTAGAGATGCTGGTGTTATTCTTTCCTCTGAAGGTGTCGTGCCATTTTTCCGATTTGGGGATACGAATACCAATGGCCTAAATCTCTATAAATTGCCTTCTGCTATTGTTCTTATAACTTCTGATGA CTCTAGAACCATTCCTTCAGCTTCAAAGCTCTCTCCTGGTCAGGCTGCGTATCACTTTTTGGCTGGTTATCAGAATGGTAAATTTGTGCCTGCATTCCACAATGGACCTTCATCTATTGACCCGTTGGAACTGGCCAAGGCCTTAATGTTTGTG TTAAAAGAGCAGCAAATCCCATCCTTCCTAGTCAATGCCAAAGGAATAGAAAGTG GAAAGGAGCTTGTCACTTTAGTGGAGTCAACCCTGTCCATGAACATCCCACCCTTTCAAGCTAAAG GAGGTGAAATTAAGAGAAGGTACAAAAGCTTTCTAAGCGGAAAGTATCAACAATTGCCTGAAGGTTTTTCATTCTGA
- the LOC101222903 gene encoding uncharacterized protein LOC101222903 isoform X3, with the protein MGGSWHSHGLNSALAGKGVLVLDKVFQNLKSSELFQKGATVAGFPIHVRGHTFQGSSNISKPQFTKLLKQVTSHISSISNIYVHDGAIGPRSTGNVNIRMISDGPSSVLAFSNIIWETSSRAISQDSCPLTVYSAESISPGVRNSIGLGTEGDKGFIAADIEHSMLILCGTAFSDINGTKETLVALSEPVIFARGGLPLPGRLLAFGDSVVLLLAPEDIIQSCTVFLISRDAGVILSSEGVVPFFRFGDTNTNGLNLYKLPSAIVLITSDDSRTIPSASKLSPGQAAYHFLAGYQNGKFVPAFHNGPSSIDPLELAKALMFVLKEQQIPSFLVNAKGIESAGKELVTLVESTLSMNIPPFQAKGGEIKRRYKSFLSGKYQQLPEGFSF; encoded by the exons ATG GGAGGGTCTTGGCACTCTCATGGTCTTAACAGTGCTTTAGCTGGGAAAGGTGTGCTAGTGTTGGACAaggtttttcaaaatttgaagtctAGTGAATTATTCCAGAAGGGTGCCACTGTCGCAG GGTTTCCCATTCATGTTAGAGGCCACACATTTCAAGGGTCATCAAATATCTCCAAGCCACAATTCACTAAACTTTTAAAGCAG GTCACAAGTCACATTTCTTCCATCTCAAATATTTATGTTCATGATGGAGCAATTGGTCCAAGATCAACTGGTAATGTGAATATTCGGATGATAAGCGATGGTCCTTCTTCTGTGttagcattttcaaatattatctGGGAGACTTCATCCCGAGCAATTTCTCAGGATTCTTGCCCTTTGACAGTTTATTCTGCTGAATCTATAAG CCCAGGGGTGAGAAATTCAATTGGTCTTGGAACTGAAGGAGATAAGGGGTTCATTGCTGCTGATATTGAGCATTCAATGCTCATATTATGTGGAACTGCTTTCTCAGATATAAATGGAACTAAAGAAACACTTGTTGCTTTATCTGAACCTGTGATATTTGCTCGTGGAGGACTTCCTCTTCCTGGAAG GCTCCTAGCTTTTGGTGATTCGGTGGTTTTATTATTGGCACCTGAAGATATCATTCAAAGTTGTACTGTCTTTCTGATATCTAGAGATGCTGGTGTTATTCTTTCCTCTGAAGGTGTCGTGCCATTTTTCCGATTTGGGGATACGAATACCAATGGCCTAAATCTCTATAAATTGCCTTCTGCTATTGTTCTTATAACTTCTGATGA CTCTAGAACCATTCCTTCAGCTTCAAAGCTCTCTCCTGGTCAGGCTGCGTATCACTTTTTGGCTGGTTATCAGAATGGTAAATTTGTGCCTGCATTCCACAATGGACCTTCATCTATTGACCCGTTGGAACTGGCCAAGGCCTTAATGTTTGTG TTAAAAGAGCAGCAAATCCCATCCTTCCTAGTCAATGCCAAAGGAATAGAAAGTG CAGGAAAGGAGCTTGTCACTTTAGTGGAGTCAACCCTGTCCATGAACATCCCACCCTTTCAAGCTAAAG GAGGTGAAATTAAGAGAAGGTACAAAAGCTTTCTAAGCGGAAAGTATCAACAATTGCCTGAAGGTTTTTCATTCTGA
- the LOC101217532 gene encoding uncharacterized protein LOC101217532, with product MWFAIVGGLIVYGLFKLFFAGDDDVMEVETSDFNAIFAVASRFEKLYGGNAYVGLRIPDADTGSRQNIDLVVVTKEELLVISVKNLSGFVSINSDGSWVCDDGKHKAKTLPNPVEETKQLIPILESYLEQRGVDLPAGYLSCKVVLPNPKFRTIDSGLFPSEVITYDQWMQLKPGHSSFSGWMKGAFRGKKEFQEEPLDQKLKAILGTAPMWDKLELKGKYILGDFLEFRGKEEDVDYLRDIKRSKISHLTIQKTSMLGFAPTRLQVLYAPRDYRSGGSASASEWREVTVRSSTEILFQPQNSTKARKFKLSSVISLTLSA from the exons ATGTGGTTCGCAATTGTCGGTGGACTGATCGTCTACGGCCTCTTCAAGCTTTTCTTCGCCGGCGACGACGATGTTATGGAGGTTGAGACTTCCGATTTTAATGCTATTTTCGCCGTCGCGAGTAG gttCGAAAAGCTTTATGGTGGAAACGCTTACGTTGGGCTTCGGATTCCTGATGCTGACACCGGTTCTCGGCAGAATATTGATCTCGTAGTGGTCACCAAAGA GGAGTTATTGGTGATATCTGTTAAGAACTTATCGGGATTTGTCTCCATCAATTCGGATGGTTCCTGGGTTTGTGATGATGGGAAACATAAGGCGAAGACTCTTCCTAATCCT GTTGAAGAGACCAAACAGTTGATACCAATCCTGGAGTCTTACCTTGAACAAAGAGGAGTGGATCTTCCAGCAGGGTATTTGTCATGCAAAGTTGTACTTCCAAATCCCAAATTCCG AACAATTGACTCAGGGTTATTTCCTTCTGAAGTTATTACCTATGACCAGTGGATGCAGCTGAAACCGGGACACAGTTCCTTCTCTGGCTGGATGAAAGGTGCATTTCGTGGAAAGAAAGAGTTTCAGGAAGAACCTCTGGATCAAAAGCTTAAAGCTATCCTTGGCACTGCACCAATGTGGGATAA aTTAGAGCTCAAAGGGAAATATATACTTGGAGACTTTCTGGAATTCAGGGGCAAGGAAGAAGATGTTGACTATTTGAGAGACATTAAACGGTCAAAAATTAGTCATCTGACCATTCAAAAGACAAGCATGCTTGGATTTG CTCCTACAAGGCTGCAAGTATTGTACGCTCCACGCGACTATCGAAGTGGGGGCTCAGCTTCAGCTTCAGAGTGGAGGGAAGTAACAGTAAGATCAAGCACAGAGATTTTGTTTCAACCTCAAAATTCTACAAAAGCTCGTAAGTTTAAACTCTCTTCAGTTATCTCCCTGACCCTCAGTGCTTAG
- the LOC101222903 gene encoding uncharacterized protein LOC101222903 isoform X5, whose translation MGGSWHSHGLNSALAGKGVLVLDKVFQNLKSSELFQKGATVAEFLSGFPIHVRGHTFQGSSNISKPQFTKLLKQVTSHISSISNIYVHDGAIGPRSTGNVNIRMISDGPSSVLAFSNIIWETSSRAISQDSCPLTVYSAESISPGVRNSIGLGTEGDKGFIAADIEHSMLILCGTAFSDINGTKETLVALSEPVIFARGGLPLPGSSRTIPSASKLSPGQAAYHFLAGYQNGKFVPAFHNGPSSIDPLELAKALMFVLKEQQIPSFLVNAKGIESAGKELVTLVESTLSMNIPPFQAKGGEIKRRYKSFLSGKYQQLPEGFSF comes from the exons ATG GGAGGGTCTTGGCACTCTCATGGTCTTAACAGTGCTTTAGCTGGGAAAGGTGTGCTAGTGTTGGACAaggtttttcaaaatttgaagtctAGTGAATTATTCCAGAAGGGTGCCACTGTCGCAG AATTCCTATCAGGGTTTCCCATTCATGTTAGAGGCCACACATTTCAAGGGTCATCAAATATCTCCAAGCCACAATTCACTAAACTTTTAAAGCAG GTCACAAGTCACATTTCTTCCATCTCAAATATTTATGTTCATGATGGAGCAATTGGTCCAAGATCAACTGGTAATGTGAATATTCGGATGATAAGCGATGGTCCTTCTTCTGTGttagcattttcaaatattatctGGGAGACTTCATCCCGAGCAATTTCTCAGGATTCTTGCCCTTTGACAGTTTATTCTGCTGAATCTATAAG CCCAGGGGTGAGAAATTCAATTGGTCTTGGAACTGAAGGAGATAAGGGGTTCATTGCTGCTGATATTGAGCATTCAATGCTCATATTATGTGGAACTGCTTTCTCAGATATAAATGGAACTAAAGAAACACTTGTTGCTTTATCTGAACCTGTGATATTTGCTCGTGGAGGACTTCCTCTTCCTGGAAG CTCTAGAACCATTCCTTCAGCTTCAAAGCTCTCTCCTGGTCAGGCTGCGTATCACTTTTTGGCTGGTTATCAGAATGGTAAATTTGTGCCTGCATTCCACAATGGACCTTCATCTATTGACCCGTTGGAACTGGCCAAGGCCTTAATGTTTGTG TTAAAAGAGCAGCAAATCCCATCCTTCCTAGTCAATGCCAAAGGAATAGAAAGTG CAGGAAAGGAGCTTGTCACTTTAGTGGAGTCAACCCTGTCCATGAACATCCCACCCTTTCAAGCTAAAG GAGGTGAAATTAAGAGAAGGTACAAAAGCTTTCTAAGCGGAAAGTATCAACAATTGCCTGAAGGTTTTTCATTCTGA